From a region of the Arachis ipaensis cultivar K30076 chromosome B09, Araip1.1, whole genome shotgun sequence genome:
- the LOC107617142 gene encoding BI1-like protein: MGGHHHHHHEHHGKGGGGDIEAGFYNYGKGMNSGNELYPGMIESPELRWGFIRKVYIIVACQLLLTALVSSIYFIFPKIKDTIRSNLVFLILMIVIPLIVTIIILFALSKYYKKHPVNLILLAIYTIATAVGVGFFTSFSKGPIVFEAILLTGAVVLSLTAYTFWAVKRGHDFSFLGPFLFAASMVLLFFAIIQMIHPLGPIGRMIYSGLGALLMCGYIVFDTNNLIKVYDYDEYVWGAIAIYQDIITLFLHLLSILNN, translated from the exons ATGGGtggccatcatcatcatcatcatgagcATCATGGAAAGGGTGGTGGTGGTGACATTGAAGCAGGGTTCTACAACTATGGGAAGGGGATGAATAGTGGTAATGAGTTGTATCCGGGGATGATAGAGTCACCGGAGCTACGATGGGGGTTTATTCGGAAAGTTTATATTATTGTGGCATGTCAACTGCTTCTAACCGCTCTCGTTTCATCCATCTACTTCATTTTCCCAAAAATTAAGGATACAATTCGCTCCAACCTCGTTTTCCTCATCCTTATGATCGTAATCCCCTTAATTGTTACGATAATCATTCTATTTGCATTGAGCAAATATTACAAGAAACACCCCGTCAATCTCATCCTTCTTGCCATCTATACCATCGCCACTGCTGTCGGCGTCGGCTTCTTTACTTCTTTTTCCAAAG GGCCAATCGTGTTCGAGGCTATATTACTGACGGGTGCGGTGGTTCTTAGCCTCACGGCATACACATTTTGGGCGGTTAAACGAGGCCACGATTTCAGTTTCCTTGGTCCATTCCTCTTTGCTGCTTCAATGGTCTTGTTATTTTTCGCAATCATTCAA ATGATTCACCCTTTGGGGCCAATCGGAAGGATGATATACAGTGGTCTTGGTGCACTGTTAATGTGTGGTTACATCGTATTTGACACGAATAATCTCATCAAAGTTTACGACTATGACGAGTATGTTTGGGGTGCAATCGCCATCTATCAAGATATCATCACCCTTTTCTTGCACCTGCTTTCGATATtgaacaattaa